The Candidatus Eisenbacteria bacterium genome has a segment encoding these proteins:
- a CDS encoding alanyl-tRNA editing protein, whose translation MASERLYYDDSYTTHFTASTARHGEHQGRPAVELQSTYFYPESGGQLADRGILGGSRVVDVQADDEGRVWHVVDAEPSGDALAAEVDWTRRFDSMQQHTGQHILSAAFERAARAATISSHLGEERSSIEVELGEIGWPRVGEIEAAANRIVWEDRPIERHWVEERDLARFSLRKPPPAERRGSGGRIRIVEIPDWDVSACGGTHTRRTGEVGVIKVLRWEKVRGNLRFDFVCGARALEDHAWRTEALVEGAKRRTLKDRELLAHLEKAAAERDELRKRLDELSERLLLTEARDRVGDPARPVTDFAERRTREEARRFAIKCLEAGAPWVAIAAGSPEPVVVIGRAKTLALDLKTMVPDLLERTGGKGGGSPDLVQASAADAQRAEAAWRWAVEKIGSSL comes from the coding sequence ATGGCTTCCGAGCGCCTCTACTACGACGACTCGTACACCACGCATTTCACGGCCAGCACAGCGCGGCACGGCGAGCATCAGGGCCGGCCCGCAGTCGAGCTGCAATCCACCTACTTCTATCCAGAGAGCGGCGGGCAGCTCGCAGACCGCGGCATCCTCGGCGGCTCGAGGGTGGTGGACGTCCAGGCCGACGACGAAGGCCGGGTGTGGCACGTGGTCGACGCGGAGCCGAGCGGTGACGCGCTGGCCGCCGAAGTGGACTGGACCCGCCGTTTCGACTCCATGCAGCAGCACACCGGACAGCACATCCTGTCCGCGGCCTTCGAGCGTGCCGCCCGCGCGGCCACCATCTCGTCCCATCTGGGCGAGGAGCGCAGCAGCATCGAGGTCGAGCTCGGCGAGATCGGCTGGCCGAGGGTCGGTGAGATCGAGGCCGCAGCCAACCGCATCGTGTGGGAAGACCGGCCGATCGAGCGGCACTGGGTGGAGGAGAGAGACCTCGCGCGGTTCTCGCTGCGCAAGCCTCCGCCGGCCGAGCGCCGGGGAAGCGGTGGGCGCATCCGCATCGTCGAGATTCCGGACTGGGACGTATCGGCGTGCGGAGGCACTCACACGCGGCGCACCGGCGAGGTCGGGGTCATCAAGGTCCTGCGGTGGGAGAAGGTGCGCGGCAACCTGCGGTTCGATTTCGTCTGCGGCGCGCGCGCGCTCGAGGATCACGCGTGGCGCACCGAGGCGCTGGTCGAAGGCGCTAAGCGGCGAACGCTCAAGGACCGTGAGCTGCTGGCGCATCTCGAGAAGGCCGCTGCGGAGCGGGACGAGTTGCGCAAGCGGCTCGACGAGCTCTCCGAGCGCCTGCTGCTCACCGAGGCGCGGGACCGAGTCGGAGATCCCGCGCGTCCAGTGACCGACTTCGCGGAGCGGCGGACGCGCGAGGAAGCGCGGCGATTCGCGATCAAGTGCCTCGAGGCCGGTGCGCCGTGGGTGGCGATTGCCGCCGGGTCACCCGAGCCGGTGGTGGTGATCGGCCGAGCCAAGACACTGGCGCTCGATCTCAAGACGATGGTCCCCGATCTGCTCGAGCGCACGGGCGGCAAGGGAGGCGGGAGCCCCGACCTCGTGCAGGCCTCGGCCGCCGATGCCCAGCGCGCCGAAGCCGCATGGCGGTGGGCGGTGGAGAAGATCGGCAGCAGCCTCTAG
- a CDS encoding sigma-54 dependent transcriptional regulator encodes MSISTLRPVRKSAKGGIPSDSLYKDIVGASPRMQRILRLVSRVAPTDSTVLLLGESGTGKELIARSIHVQSRRARGPFVPVNVGAIPDGLVESELFGYARGAFTGAAVERAGLVEEADGGTLFLDEIADMPVQAQVKLLRTLESNEVRRLGDNVTRLVDLRVVAATHRNLRALVDEGRFREDLYYRLNVVQIELPPLRDRREDIGLLASYFLTRIAERMDRNGLQFSPEAMEIVERYDYPGNVRELENAIEHAVALSEGRLIRPADLPTALRTPRMLPTHGEPGSAAGGSTVRDVGHPSAALSENRDAWSLADVEKEHIRRVLTLHKGNATSAAKQLGISRTTLWRKLRQYGLQRRPT; translated from the coding sequence ATGTCGATTTCCACGCTGCGCCCGGTTCGTAAGTCCGCCAAGGGCGGCATTCCGTCCGATTCCCTCTACAAGGACATCGTCGGAGCCAGCCCCCGGATGCAGCGCATCCTGCGCCTGGTCTCCCGGGTGGCCCCCACGGACAGCACCGTGCTGCTCCTCGGGGAGAGCGGGACCGGCAAGGAGCTGATCGCCCGCTCGATCCACGTCCAGTCGCGCCGTGCCCGGGGCCCTTTCGTCCCGGTGAACGTGGGGGCGATTCCGGACGGGCTGGTCGAGAGCGAGCTGTTCGGCTATGCCCGGGGCGCCTTCACCGGGGCCGCCGTCGAGCGCGCCGGGCTGGTCGAGGAGGCCGATGGCGGCACCTTGTTCCTGGACGAGATCGCCGACATGCCGGTGCAGGCGCAGGTCAAGCTCCTGCGCACTCTCGAGAGCAACGAGGTCCGCCGGCTCGGGGACAACGTCACGCGCCTCGTCGATCTCCGGGTGGTGGCGGCGACGCACCGGAACCTGCGCGCGCTGGTGGATGAAGGCCGTTTCCGCGAGGACCTCTACTACCGGCTCAACGTCGTTCAGATCGAGCTGCCTCCGCTTCGCGACCGGCGTGAGGACATCGGGCTGCTCGCCTCGTATTTCCTCACCCGCATCGCGGAGCGCATGGACCGGAACGGGCTCCAATTCTCGCCCGAGGCCATGGAGATCGTGGAGCGCTACGATTATCCCGGCAATGTGCGTGAGCTCGAGAACGCCATCGAGCACGCCGTCGCCCTCTCCGAAGGCCGCCTCATCCGCCCCGCCGATCTGCCGACCGCGCTGCGCACGCCGCGCATGCTGCCGACTCACGGAGAGCCCGGATCGGCCGCGGGAGGCAGCACGGTCCGCGATGTCGGCCATCCGAGCGCCGCGCTTTCGGAGAACCGTGATGCATGGTCACTCGCCGACGTCGAGAAGGAGCACATCCGCCGCGTGCTCACGCTCCACAAGGGGAACGCGACCAGCGCCGCGAAGCAGCTCGGCATTTCACGCACCACGCTGTGGCGCAAGCTCCGGCAGTACGGGCTCCAGCGCCGTCCCACGTAG
- the moaC gene encoding cyclic pyranopterin monophosphate synthase MoaC, whose product MRRKLSHLDAAGRVRMVDVSRKSITRRRAIARGRVFMQAATLRLLVKGGHPKGDALATAHVAGVMAAKRASELIPLAHPLPLDGIDLSFAPDPATSSVGIEARVSTRARTGVEMEALTAVSVAALALYDMLKSADRTMVIGDIALWEKRGGRSGVYRRRP is encoded by the coding sequence ATGCGGCGCAAGCTCAGTCACCTCGATGCCGCGGGGCGCGTTCGGATGGTCGACGTGAGCCGCAAGTCCATCACGCGTCGCCGCGCCATCGCGCGGGGCCGGGTGTTCATGCAGGCCGCCACGCTTCGCCTCCTGGTGAAAGGCGGGCACCCCAAGGGCGACGCGCTCGCCACCGCCCACGTGGCCGGCGTCATGGCCGCCAAACGGGCGAGCGAGCTGATCCCGCTGGCCCATCCCCTCCCGCTCGACGGGATCGACCTCTCGTTCGCTCCCGACCCGGCGACGTCGTCGGTCGGGATCGAGGCGCGGGTCTCGACCCGGGCGCGCACCGGCGTCGAGATGGAAGCGCTCACCGCGGTCTCGGTCGCCGCGCTCGCGCTCTACGACATGCTCAAGTCGGCGGATCGCACCATGGTGATCGGCGACATCGCGTTGTGGGAGAAGCGCGGAGGCAGGAGCGGTGTCTACCGTCGCCGCCCCTGA
- the glp gene encoding gephyrin-like molybdotransferase Glp — protein MSTVAAPEAIGYAEARERVLAAAAPLPPEPVPLSGVRGRALRQDVRASHDLPSFRNASMDGIAVRSGDTERASAAAPLALRVVGEISAGTAPARALREGECMWIMTGAMVPEGADAVVPVEELARSESDSEVLLPVRATPGQNLRDAGADARSGEIVLSAGRELSAHDLAVLASFAVARPMVGRSPRVVALSTGDELLDLDEPPREGAIRDTNLPMLVALLEEAGATLAAASRLPDDVEAVASGIAGGFVTGDVVITLGGVSAGRHDPVKVALARFGGIARWRVAMKPGRPQAFGAHDGRLFFGLPGNPASVACVFEVLVRPALRKLQGFSVLDRPRLEVEAAHRIESRRGRTDFVRVTLERRGDSWVAKEAGAQISGHVLPQSRAHALLVVPEARERIDAGGTAEAILLRWPDQG, from the coding sequence GTGTCTACCGTCGCCGCCCCTGAAGCGATCGGCTACGCGGAAGCGCGCGAGCGCGTGCTGGCGGCCGCGGCCCCGTTGCCTCCTGAACCGGTTCCGCTGAGTGGCGTGCGCGGACGCGCACTGCGCCAGGACGTTCGCGCGAGCCACGACCTTCCCTCCTTCCGCAACGCCTCCATGGACGGGATCGCCGTGCGCTCGGGCGACACCGAGCGGGCTTCGGCCGCGGCGCCACTCGCGCTGCGGGTCGTCGGCGAGATCTCCGCGGGGACCGCGCCGGCTCGCGCGCTCCGCGAGGGCGAGTGCATGTGGATCATGACCGGCGCCATGGTGCCGGAGGGCGCCGACGCGGTGGTTCCGGTCGAGGAGCTCGCGAGGTCCGAATCCGATTCCGAGGTGCTCCTGCCCGTCCGCGCGACGCCGGGCCAGAACCTTCGCGACGCCGGCGCGGATGCCCGGTCCGGAGAGATCGTCCTGTCCGCGGGCCGCGAGCTCTCCGCCCACGATCTCGCCGTGCTGGCTTCCTTTGCCGTGGCGCGGCCCATGGTCGGAAGGTCGCCACGCGTGGTCGCGTTGTCGACCGGCGATGAGCTGCTGGACCTGGACGAGCCGCCTCGGGAGGGCGCGATTCGCGACACCAACCTCCCGATGCTGGTCGCACTCCTCGAAGAGGCGGGCGCCACGCTGGCTGCGGCGAGCCGGCTCCCCGATGACGTGGAGGCGGTGGCGAGCGGCATCGCGGGCGGTTTCGTGACCGGCGACGTCGTGATCACGCTCGGCGGAGTCTCGGCCGGCCGCCACGACCCGGTGAAAGTCGCGCTCGCGCGCTTCGGAGGCATTGCCCGATGGCGCGTCGCCATGAAGCCTGGGCGCCCGCAGGCGTTCGGTGCGCACGACGGGCGGCTCTTCTTCGGGCTTCCGGGGAATCCCGCGTCGGTGGCGTGCGTGTTCGAGGTCCTGGTTCGCCCCGCGCTGCGGAAGCTTCAGGGCTTCTCGGTGCTCGACCGGCCACGACTCGAGGTCGAGGCGGCGCATCGCATCGAGTCGCGCCGTGGTCGCACCGACTTCGTGCGAGTCACGCTCGAGCGTCGCGGCGACTCATGGGTGGCGAAAGAGGCGGGAGCGCAGATCTCGGGTCATGTCCTTCCGCAATCCCGCGCGCACGCGCTGCTCGTGGTGCCGGAGGCGCGCGAGCGCATCGACGCCGGAGGGACCGCCGAGGCGATACTCCTTCGCTGGCCCGATCAGGGATGA
- a CDS encoding tetratricopeptide repeat protein has protein sequence MKRGTERRSPKRKPPQSSPGRVTPPPDRMRTAPLPLGHPAWLLALAAAATAVLVSVTFVIYEKDFWQHVAVGRALWRLGHVPDTQIWTWPTYGEPAMTPSWGFRLLIWPVWQAGGVLGLYGWRWLTTLLVFGLAFVTARRMGARGMAPVIVLVLCALTYRQRSQIRPETLASVWLACTIALLEWRRVCFSAERLRALQAWRDPALLLAPLLWVWINTHLSYPLGFVVALAYVVDAQRTRRPGSLALWRAIALATLVIFLNPYGVASVLEPFRFFTGQRDEPIFRIIPELLPLDLGRNLTNLLPLVLFGWPALQIARLVRRRGDLAEGILAVFFIALAFSSQRFLAFAMVVAAPFMARDLDAWLAPRRLPGALASPTLRAVLTAALCLALGLADWRRPEFPIGIGLRNVEYPIAACDFIAREGVRGRSFNHFYLGGYLLERFWPDRARLPFMDIHQTGAREDRDLYAFAMNDLAAWRELDRRHRFEWVLLRRTAYAGDLIVEHLDADTSFALVFMDDAAALWVRKAGALSALAARFAYRELSAGTARLAALGAAATSDSTRRASIVAELEREAAGSPYHAQALGRLGSLDLAVGDLAAAEKHLRGALASDPFAPRAHERLGLVALALGRPKEALEHFELERRNGPFPREQLALGRAWQALGDRERARTHYRRELEQDPGNAEASDSLAALDRR, from the coding sequence ATGAAGCGCGGGACCGAGCGCCGATCGCCGAAGCGAAAGCCCCCGCAGTCCTCGCCGGGTCGCGTCACTCCACCGCCGGACCGGATGCGCACGGCGCCCCTCCCGCTCGGTCATCCCGCCTGGCTCCTGGCCTTGGCTGCCGCGGCGACCGCCGTGCTCGTCTCGGTGACCTTCGTCATCTACGAGAAGGACTTCTGGCAGCACGTCGCCGTCGGCCGCGCGCTGTGGCGCCTCGGCCACGTGCCGGACACGCAGATCTGGACCTGGCCCACGTACGGCGAGCCGGCGATGACGCCTTCCTGGGGCTTTCGCCTCCTGATCTGGCCGGTGTGGCAGGCCGGCGGGGTCTTGGGCCTCTACGGCTGGCGCTGGCTGACCACGCTCCTGGTGTTCGGACTGGCCTTCGTCACCGCGCGGCGCATGGGCGCGCGGGGCATGGCGCCGGTGATCGTCCTCGTGCTGTGCGCGCTCACCTATCGGCAGCGCTCCCAGATCCGCCCCGAGACGCTGGCTTCGGTATGGCTCGCGTGCACCATCGCTCTGCTCGAGTGGCGGCGCGTGTGCTTCAGCGCGGAGCGGTTGCGCGCGCTTCAGGCCTGGCGCGATCCGGCGCTCCTGCTGGCGCCGCTCCTCTGGGTGTGGATCAACACCCACCTTTCCTATCCGCTCGGCTTCGTGGTCGCGCTCGCCTACGTGGTCGATGCGCAGCGCACGCGGCGACCGGGCTCGCTCGCGCTGTGGCGCGCCATCGCGCTGGCCACGCTCGTCATCTTCCTCAATCCCTACGGAGTCGCCTCCGTGCTCGAGCCCTTCCGCTTCTTCACCGGACAGCGTGACGAGCCCATCTTTCGCATCATCCCCGAGCTGCTGCCGCTCGACCTCGGCCGCAATCTCACCAACCTCCTCCCGCTCGTCCTCTTCGGATGGCCGGCGCTCCAGATTGCGCGCCTCGTCCGGCGGCGAGGAGACCTCGCCGAAGGCATTCTCGCGGTGTTCTTCATCGCGCTGGCCTTCAGCTCGCAGCGCTTCCTCGCCTTCGCCATGGTGGTGGCCGCGCCGTTCATGGCCCGGGACCTCGACGCCTGGCTCGCGCCGCGCCGCCTGCCGGGCGCGCTCGCCTCGCCCACGCTGCGCGCGGTGCTCACCGCCGCTCTTTGCCTCGCGCTGGGTCTGGCCGACTGGCGCCGGCCCGAGTTCCCGATCGGCATCGGCCTCAGGAACGTCGAATACCCGATCGCGGCCTGCGATTTCATCGCGCGCGAAGGTGTGCGCGGGAGGAGCTTCAACCACTTCTACCTCGGCGGCTACCTGCTCGAGCGGTTCTGGCCGGACCGCGCGCGGCTGCCTTTCATGGACATCCATCAGACCGGCGCGCGCGAGGACCGCGACCTCTACGCCTTCGCGATGAACGACCTCGCCGCCTGGCGCGAGCTGGACCGCCGTCATCGCTTCGAGTGGGTGCTGCTCCGGCGCACGGCCTATGCGGGCGATCTCATCGTCGAGCACCTGGACGCCGACACGTCGTTCGCGCTGGTCTTCATGGACGACGCCGCCGCGCTGTGGGTGCGCAAGGCCGGCGCGCTGTCGGCGCTGGCCGCGCGCTTCGCCTATCGCGAGCTGTCCGCCGGCACCGCGCGGCTCGCGGCGCTCGGCGCGGCCGCGACCAGCGATTCCACGCGGCGTGCTTCCATCGTGGCCGAGCTCGAGCGTGAAGCCGCGGGCTCTCCCTATCACGCGCAGGCCCTCGGCCGGCTGGGCAGTCTGGATCTGGCGGTGGGCGACCTCGCGGCCGCCGAGAAGCACCTGCGCGGCGCACTCGCCTCCGATCCCTTCGCGCCGCGTGCGCACGAGCGGCTCGGACTGGTGGCGCTGGCGCTCGGACGGCCGAAGGAAGCGCTCGAGCACTTCGAGCTCGAGCGGCGCAATGGCCCATTCCCTCGCGAACAGCTCGCGTTGGGACGGGCCTGGCAGGCCCTCGGCGATCGCGAGCGGGCCCGGACCCACTATCGCCGCGAGCTGGAGCAGGACCCGGGGAACGCCGAGGCGAGCGACTCGCTCGCGGCGCTCGATCGCCGCTAG
- a CDS encoding NADH-quinone oxidoreductase subunit N yields the protein MILEPPVFLNVDWWAMGAVIALSVGVLLLLLLEFIPAKPDSSRSAVLSLLVLGAAAYAVFRVRDAKRALFDGMLIHDGFTVFFTLMFLGIAAIAVLLSWDYVKRMRINQSEYYALLLSSTLGMIIMSASNDLITIFLGLELMSLALYVLVGFQRNRLDSNEAAMKYFLLGAFASGFLLYGIALLYGATGTTNLGRMAAFLAGSPLLSNPLLVAGSLLLLVGFAFKVALVPFHMWTPDAYEGAPTTVTGYMSVGAKAAGFAALLRVVLLALADLQTDWKPILTWLAILTMTVGNVTALLQNNLKRMLAYSSIAHAGYVLIALVAGGRDGASAALFYLAVYSLMNLGAFGVLALMGRGADERVLISDLAGLGFRQPMLGLAMAIFMISLGGIPPTAGFMGKLYLFSVAVKADLIPLVIVGVVNSVVSVFYYLRVTVAMYMQEPRGEPVPVSWTVPAAVGVLIALALTLWWGVQAQGLLVQAQKSVLGML from the coding sequence ATGATCCTCGAGCCTCCGGTGTTCCTGAACGTGGACTGGTGGGCGATGGGCGCGGTGATCGCGCTCTCCGTCGGCGTGCTGCTTCTGCTCCTGCTCGAGTTCATTCCCGCCAAGCCGGACTCGAGCCGCTCGGCCGTGCTGTCGCTCCTCGTCTTGGGCGCGGCCGCCTACGCCGTGTTCCGCGTGCGCGACGCCAAGCGGGCGCTGTTCGACGGAATGCTCATCCATGACGGATTCACGGTGTTCTTCACCCTGATGTTCCTGGGTATCGCCGCGATCGCGGTGCTCCTGTCGTGGGACTACGTCAAGCGAATGCGCATCAACCAGTCCGAGTACTACGCCCTGCTGCTTTCGTCGACCCTGGGCATGATCATCATGTCGGCGTCGAACGATCTCATCACCATCTTCCTCGGCCTCGAGCTGATGTCGCTCGCGCTCTACGTGCTGGTGGGCTTCCAGCGGAACCGTTTGGATTCGAACGAAGCCGCGATGAAGTATTTCCTGCTCGGCGCCTTCGCCAGCGGCTTCCTGCTCTACGGCATCGCACTGCTCTACGGCGCGACCGGGACCACGAACCTGGGCCGCATGGCGGCCTTCCTCGCGGGCTCGCCGCTGCTCTCCAATCCCTTGCTCGTCGCCGGCTCGCTGCTGCTGCTCGTGGGCTTCGCCTTCAAAGTGGCGCTGGTGCCCTTCCACATGTGGACGCCCGACGCGTACGAAGGCGCGCCGACCACGGTGACCGGCTACATGTCGGTGGGCGCCAAGGCCGCCGGCTTCGCCGCGTTGCTGCGCGTGGTGCTCCTGGCCCTGGCCGATCTGCAGACCGACTGGAAGCCCATCCTCACCTGGCTCGCCATCCTGACCATGACCGTGGGCAACGTGACCGCGCTCCTCCAGAACAACCTCAAGCGCATGCTGGCCTATTCCAGCATCGCTCACGCCGGATACGTGCTCATCGCGCTCGTCGCCGGCGGGCGCGACGGCGCGTCGGCGGCGCTCTTCTATCTGGCGGTCTACTCGCTCATGAACCTCGGAGCTTTCGGAGTGCTGGCCCTGATGGGCCGGGGGGCCGATGAGCGCGTGCTGATCTCCGATCTCGCGGGACTCGGCTTCCGGCAACCGATGCTGGGCCTGGCGATGGCGATCTTCATGATCTCGCTCGGCGGAATCCCTCCGACGGCGGGCTTCATGGGCAAGCTCTACCTGTTCAGCGTCGCGGTGAAAGCCGATCTCATCCCGCTCGTGATCGTCGGCGTCGTGAACTCGGTGGTCTCCGTCTTCTACTACCTGCGCGTCACGGTGGCGATGTACATGCAGGAGCCACGCGGAGAGCCGGTGCCGGTGTCGTGGACCGTGCCGGCCGCCGTCGGGGTCCTGATCGCGCTGGCGCTCACCTTGTGGTGGGGTGTGCAGGCTCAGGGCTTGCTCGTCCAGGCGCAGAAGAGCGTCCTCGGAATGCTCTGA
- a CDS encoding NADH-quinone oxidoreductase subunit M — translation MTLPWLSTIVFFPLVGAAVIVLLPARREGLIRTWATLVALAEFAIALPLWWRLDPRLPGWQFAESTSWLPAFGARYSLGVDGVSVLLVLLTVVLTAIAVVGAYSAVEKRAREFYACVLALEAGMLGTFLATDVLLFYVFWEAMLVPMYLLIGVWGGPRRVYAAIKFFLYTMAGSVLMLVAILWLYFLQRSFSGVPSFALDAFYQMPIAPVVQTWLFLAFAVAFAIKVPMFPFHTWLPDAHVEAPTAGSVILAAVLLKMGTYGFVRFAMPLFPIASVELTPWIIGLSIIGIWYGALVAMVQPDLKKLVAYSSVSHLGFCMLGLFAMNTQGLTGSLLQMLNHGVSTGALFLLVGVIYERRHTRLISDFGGLWKPLPVFATVFLVVMLSSIGLPGTNGFVGEFLVLLGAFRTNPWWAALAAVGVILSAVYMLWMFQRVVFGPVTHAENENLKDLSWRERLVFAPILILIFWMGVAPQPFIDRTQPALERTLALMRARAVASGKMSAANQLPDVAPLLQPPVQKEGSGR, via the coding sequence ATGACGCTGCCCTGGCTCTCCACCATCGTCTTCTTCCCGCTCGTGGGGGCGGCCGTCATCGTGCTCCTGCCGGCGCGCCGCGAAGGCCTGATCCGCACCTGGGCCACCCTGGTCGCGCTCGCCGAGTTCGCGATCGCGCTGCCGCTGTGGTGGCGCCTCGATCCCCGCCTGCCGGGGTGGCAGTTCGCCGAGTCGACGAGCTGGCTGCCCGCGTTCGGGGCTCGCTATTCGCTGGGCGTCGACGGCGTGTCGGTGCTGCTGGTCCTGCTGACCGTCGTGCTCACCGCGATCGCCGTCGTCGGCGCCTACTCCGCGGTCGAGAAGCGGGCCCGCGAGTTCTACGCGTGCGTGCTGGCGCTCGAAGCCGGGATGCTCGGGACCTTCCTGGCCACCGACGTGTTGCTCTTCTACGTCTTCTGGGAAGCGATGCTGGTGCCCATGTACCTCCTGATCGGAGTCTGGGGCGGCCCGCGTCGCGTGTACGCCGCGATCAAGTTCTTCCTCTACACCATGGCCGGCAGCGTCCTGATGCTGGTGGCGATCCTGTGGCTCTACTTCCTCCAGCGCTCGTTCAGCGGCGTGCCGAGCTTCGCGCTCGACGCCTTCTACCAGATGCCGATCGCGCCGGTCGTGCAGACCTGGCTGTTCCTCGCCTTCGCGGTGGCGTTCGCGATCAAGGTGCCGATGTTCCCGTTCCACACATGGCTGCCCGACGCGCACGTCGAGGCGCCCACCGCGGGATCGGTGATCCTCGCCGCCGTGCTGCTCAAGATGGGCACCTACGGCTTCGTGCGCTTCGCGATGCCGCTGTTCCCGATCGCCTCGGTCGAGCTGACGCCGTGGATCATCGGGCTCTCGATCATCGGCATCTGGTACGGCGCGCTGGTGGCCATGGTGCAGCCCGATCTCAAGAAGCTCGTGGCCTACTCCTCGGTGAGCCATCTCGGGTTCTGCATGCTGGGACTCTTCGCCATGAACACGCAGGGACTGACCGGCTCGCTGCTGCAGATGCTGAACCACGGGGTCTCGACGGGCGCTTTGTTCCTCCTGGTCGGCGTCATCTACGAGCGCCGGCATACGCGCCTGATCTCGGACTTCGGCGGACTGTGGAAGCCGCTGCCGGTGTTCGCCACGGTCTTCCTGGTGGTGATGCTCTCGTCGATCGGCCTGCCCGGCACCAACGGGTTCGTGGGTGAGTTCCTGGTCCTGCTCGGCGCCTTCCGCACCAACCCGTGGTGGGCTGCGCTGGCCGCGGTCGGCGTGATCCTGTCCGCGGTCTACATGCTGTGGATGTTCCAGCGCGTCGTGTTCGGACCCGTGACCCACGCGGAGAACGAGAACCTCAAGGACCTCTCGTGGCGCGAGCGGCTGGTGTTCGCGCCGATCCTGATCCTGATCTTCTGGATGGGGGTCGCGCCGCAGCCGTTCATCGACCGCACCCAGCCCGCGCTCGAGCGCACGCTCGCGCTGATGCGCGCGCGAGCTGTCGCCAGCGGCAAGATGAGCGCCGCCAACCAGCTTCCGGACGTTGCGCCCCTGCTTCAGCCGCCCGTCCAGAAGGAAGGATCCGGACGATGA